From a region of the Triticum aestivum cultivar Chinese Spring chromosome 7D, IWGSC CS RefSeq v2.1, whole genome shotgun sequence genome:
- the LOC123164295 gene encoding polyadenylate-binding protein-interacting protein 8, whose translation MVAVAAEGPIRADAVPAAAGAGAERADAAGAGGAAAAKAREDEVREYKSDVRKLEELFKKLNPSAEEFVPLSRRQGDGARRLSADAPVFVSPAIDYYAPHHPFQHQQMHVLQVVGGGGGAGRDSSSDGSANGQPNRRRRNGFNQGRRRMGVRPRRTDREDSVRRTVYVSDIDQHVTEQKLAEVFSNCGQVVDCRICGDPNSVMRFAFIEFADDVGARAALTLGGTILGFYPVRVLPSKTAILPVNPKFLPRTEDEKEMVSRTVYCTNIDKNVPEDVVKNFFEGICGEVARLRLLGDYVHATCIAFVEFVQAEGAILALNCSGMLLGSLPVRVSPSKTPVRPRSPRAMLH comes from the exons ATGGTTGCCGTGGCGGCCGAGGGCCCGATCCGCGCCGATGCCGTGCCGGCGGCGGCTGGGGCGGGCGCGGAGAGGGCCGATGCGGCGggcgcgggcggggcggcggcggccaaggccAGGGAGGACGAGGTCAGGGAGTACAAGAGTGacgtgaggaagctggaggagctgTTCAAGAAGCTGAACCCCTCCGCGGAGGAGTTCGTGCCGCTCTCCCGCCGCCAGGGGGACGGCGCACGCCGCCTGTCGGCCGACGCGCCAGTCTTCGTCTCGCCCGCGATCGACTACTATGCGCCCCACCACCCGTTCCAGCATCAGCAGATGCACGTGCTGCAGGTGGTCGGTGGCGGGGGCGGAGCGGGCAGAGACTCCAGCAGCGACGGATCCGCCAACGGCCAGCCGAATCGACGG AGAAGGAATGGCTTCAACCAGGGGAGACGTAGGATGGGAGTTCGGCCAAGGCGAACTGATAGGGAGGATAGTGTACGGCGAACTGTCTATGTCTCAGACATTGATCAACAT GTCACTGAACAGAAGCTTGCTGAGGTTTTCTCAAACTGTGGTCAA GTGGTAGATTGCCGTATCTGTGGTGATCCAAACTCAGTGATGCGTTTTGCTTTTATCGAGTTTGCCGATGATG TCGGTGCAAGAGCAGCTCTAACACTTGGTGGAACCATTCTTGGTTTTTATCCTGTCAGAGTTCTGCCATCTAAGACTGCAATTTTGCCTGTGAACCCCAAATTTCTTCCTCGA ACGGAGGATGAGAAAGAAATGGTATCCAGGACTGTGTACTGTACTAACATTGACAAAAAT GTTCCAGAGGATGTTGTGAAGAATTTCTTTGAGGGAATTTGTGGGGAG GTTGCTCGACTGAGGCTGCTTGGTGATTACGTGCATGCCACGTGCATTGCCTTTGTTGAGTTTGTTCAG GCAGAAGGAGCAATTTTGGCCCTGAACTGCAGTGGCATGCTTCTTGGCTCCCTTCCTGTCAG GGTGAGCCCATCCAAGACCCCAGTCCGCCCCCGTTCGCCTCGCGCGATGTTGCACTGA